A genomic segment from Paucidesulfovibrio longus DSM 6739 encodes:
- the clpA gene encoding ATP-dependent Clp protease ATP-binding subunit ClpA, whose translation MLSKGLENALTSAVNEVKRRNHEYLTLEHLLYALAQERHGEAILTHCGADVAKLREQLEQFFAENLEALPANTETEVIQTLGVRRVLQRAVWQKRASGKDVVEVGDVLAAMFDEEDSYAVYFMRTQDVSRLDVLEYISHGLEKEDPFTSASEPLGGGPAARPVGPGVSPGGMPGKPEEKQTALDEFTVNLTMRAKEGKIDPLIGREAELERTVQVLARRRKNNPIFVGDPGVGKTAMAEGLALLISEEKGPKEFHKTQIYALDMGALMAGTKYRGDFEGRLKSVLNELQAVEDAILFVDEIHTIVGAGSVSGGSLDASNLLKPFLQSGELRCIGSTTYEEYKNHFEKDRALSRRFQKIEIAEPSVDETVEILKGLKPYYEQHHGVVYTLPALRAAAKLSARHVNDRFLPDKAIDVIDEAGARYRLSGRSRKDDRITVQDMERVVASMARIPAGRLSGNDRNRLQDLEKELKGVVFGQDKAVELLARSIKRARAGMKQAGRPTGAFLLTGPTGVGKTELARQLAEVMHVGFLRFDMSEYMEKHAVARLIGAPPGYVGFDQGGLLTEGVRKNPHCVVLFDEIEKAHPDVFNILLQVMDYATLTDNNGRKADFRHVILLMTSNAGAQEIAKGGIGFQRRQDDDRKEGALRAIEKLFSPEFRNRLDAVVPFSSLDQPIMERIVDKFVAELNEQLRERRVRLVLHEEARARLAWLGYDPTFGARPMARIIQSEIKDAIAEELLFGELQKGGKVVVRLREGVDVQGAKPKGNEASGDFVFDFVTGRMQ comes from the coding sequence ATGTTGAGCAAGGGACTTGAGAACGCGCTCACTTCCGCGGTGAACGAGGTGAAGCGGCGCAACCACGAGTACCTCACTCTGGAGCATCTGCTCTATGCGCTTGCCCAGGAGCGGCACGGAGAAGCCATCCTGACCCATTGCGGGGCGGATGTGGCCAAGCTTCGCGAGCAGCTCGAACAATTTTTCGCTGAAAACCTCGAGGCTCTTCCCGCGAACACCGAAACAGAGGTCATCCAGACCCTCGGCGTCCGCAGGGTGCTGCAACGCGCCGTCTGGCAGAAGCGGGCCTCAGGCAAGGACGTGGTCGAGGTCGGGGACGTGCTCGCGGCCATGTTCGACGAAGAGGATTCCTACGCGGTCTACTTCATGCGCACCCAGGACGTTTCCCGCCTGGACGTGCTTGAATACATCTCGCACGGCCTGGAGAAGGAGGATCCGTTCACTTCCGCGAGCGAGCCTCTGGGCGGCGGGCCTGCGGCCCGTCCTGTGGGTCCGGGCGTCTCGCCCGGCGGCATGCCCGGCAAGCCCGAGGAAAAGCAGACGGCGCTGGACGAGTTCACGGTGAATCTGACCATGCGCGCAAAGGAAGGCAAGATCGACCCGCTCATCGGGCGCGAGGCCGAACTGGAGCGCACGGTGCAGGTTCTGGCCCGGCGGCGCAAGAACAACCCGATCTTCGTGGGCGATCCGGGCGTGGGCAAGACCGCCATGGCCGAGGGCCTGGCCCTGCTCATATCCGAGGAAAAGGGCCCCAAGGAATTCCACAAGACCCAGATCTACGCCCTGGACATGGGCGCGCTCATGGCCGGGACCAAGTACCGCGGCGATTTTGAGGGGAGGCTCAAGAGCGTGCTCAACGAGCTTCAGGCCGTGGAGGACGCCATCCTCTTCGTGGACGAGATCCACACCATCGTGGGGGCCGGTTCCGTTTCCGGCGGCAGCCTGGACGCCTCCAACCTGCTCAAGCCGTTTCTCCAGTCCGGGGAGCTGCGCTGCATCGGTTCCACCACCTACGAGGAATACAAGAACCATTTCGAGAAGGACCGCGCGCTCTCGCGCCGGTTCCAGAAGATCGAGATAGCCGAGCCGAGCGTGGACGAGACCGTGGAAATCCTCAAGGGCCTCAAGCCCTACTACGAGCAGCACCACGGCGTGGTCTACACCCTGCCCGCGCTGCGGGCGGCGGCCAAGCTCTCCGCCCGGCACGTCAACGACCGCTTCCTGCCGGACAAGGCCATAGACGTCATCGACGAGGCCGGAGCGCGGTACCGCCTTTCCGGGCGTTCCAGAAAGGACGACCGCATCACCGTGCAGGACATGGAGCGCGTGGTCGCGTCCATGGCCCGCATTCCGGCCGGACGGCTTTCCGGCAACGACCGCAATCGGTTGCAGGATCTGGAAAAGGAACTCAAGGGTGTGGTTTTCGGCCAGGACAAGGCCGTGGAACTGCTGGCCCGCTCCATCAAGCGCGCCCGCGCGGGCATGAAGCAGGCCGGACGCCCCACGGGAGCGTTTCTGCTCACCGGCCCCACGGGCGTGGGCAAGACCGAGCTGGCCCGCCAGTTGGCCGAGGTCATGCATGTGGGCTTCCTGCGCTTCGACATGTCGGAGTACATGGAGAAGCACGCCGTGGCCCGGCTGATCGGCGCGCCTCCGGGATACGTCGGCTTCGACCAGGGCGGACTGCTCACCGAGGGCGTGCGCAAGAACCCGCACTGCGTGGTGCTCTTCGACGAGATTGAAAAGGCCCATCCGGATGTCTTCAACATCCTGCTCCAGGTCATGGACTACGCCACGCTCACGGACAACAACGGGCGCAAGGCCGACTTCCGCCATGTGATCCTGCTGATGACCTCCAACGCCGGAGCCCAGGAGATCGCCAAGGGCGGCATCGGCTTCCAGCGCCGCCAGGACGACGACCGCAAGGAAGGCGCGCTCCGGGCCATCGAGAAGCTCTTCAGCCCGGAATTCCGCAACCGTCTGGACGCGGTGGTGCCGTTTTCCTCCCTGGATCAGCCGATCATGGAGCGCATCGTGGACAAGTTCGTGGCCGAGCTCAATGAGCAGCTGCGCGAACGCCGGGTGCGGCTCGTTCTTCACGAAGAGGCGCGGGCGCGCCTGGCCTGGCTCGGATACGATCCGACCTTCGGCGCGCGGCCCATGGCCCGGATCATCCAGAGCGAAATCAAGGACGCCATCGCCGAGGAACTGCTCTTCGGCGAGCTTCAGAAGGGCGGCAAGGTCGTCGTGCGCCTGCGCGAGGGCGTGGACGTGCAGGGAGCCAAGCCCAAGGGCAACGAGGCCTCCGGCGATTTCGTCTTCGACTTCGTGACCGGGCGGATGCAGTAG
- the dapB gene encoding 4-hydroxy-tetrahydrodipicolinate reductase gives MTDVIIMGAKGRMGATLAALAKADEELNLAGVTERSGNTDGLELLDCLVSDKLEELLKAAPRAVVVDFTAPEASLKMAEIAGKHGNPAVIGTTGLDKAQQAVLAEAAKKQLLFWAPNMSVGVNVLLKILPELVKALGPAYDMEMVETHHKMKKDAPSGTALKLAQCLAEARGWDYDEVKQHCRDGIIGARPKNEIGVQTLRGGDVVGDHTMFFFGPGERIEVTHRAHSRETFAQGALRAAKWLSAQKPGRLYTMQDMF, from the coding sequence ATGACCGACGTGATCATCATGGGCGCCAAGGGGCGCATGGGCGCGACCCTGGCCGCGCTGGCCAAGGCGGACGAGGAACTCAATCTCGCGGGCGTTACCGAGCGTTCCGGGAACACGGACGGGCTGGAATTGCTGGATTGCCTGGTTTCCGACAAGCTGGAGGAACTGCTCAAGGCCGCTCCCAGAGCCGTTGTCGTGGATTTCACCGCGCCCGAAGCCTCCCTGAAAATGGCCGAGATCGCCGGGAAGCACGGCAACCCCGCAGTGATCGGAACCACCGGACTGGACAAGGCCCAGCAGGCCGTGCTGGCCGAGGCCGCGAAGAAGCAGCTCCTGTTCTGGGCTCCGAACATGAGCGTGGGCGTCAACGTGCTGCTCAAGATCCTGCCCGAACTGGTCAAGGCCCTTGGCCCGGCCTACGACATGGAAATGGTCGAGACGCACCACAAGATGAAGAAGGACGCGCCCAGCGGCACCGCCCTCAAGCTGGCCCAATGTCTGGCCGAGGCGCGCGGCTGGGATTACGACGAAGTGAAGCAGCATTGCCGCGACGGCATCATCGGCGCGCGGCCCAAGAACGAGATCGGCGTGCAGACGCTGCGCGGCGGCGACGTGGTCGGCGACCACACCATGTTCTTCTTCGGGCCGGGCGAACGCATCGAGGTCACGCACCGGGCGCACTCGCGCGAAACCTTCGCCCAGGGCGCGCTGCGCGCGGCCAAGTGGCTGAGCGCGCAAAAGCCCGGCAGGCTCTACACCATGCAGGACATGTTCTAG
- a CDS encoding Hpt domain-containing protein has product MHNAPISKAWFEKMKGKEPFVTRLFTVFLREEPLRVAKIHAAVEARDLEQVKYLAHSLKGAAATMGAEPLRETCLELEMAAKDNDEAESTLALEHMDREVRRVYELMQDWLKEQ; this is encoded by the coding sequence ATGCACAACGCCCCCATCAGCAAAGCCTGGTTCGAAAAAATGAAGGGAAAGGAACCCTTCGTAACCCGCCTCTTCACGGTCTTCCTGCGCGAGGAACCGCTGCGCGTGGCCAAAATCCACGCCGCCGTGGAGGCCCGCGACCTGGAACAGGTCAAATACCTCGCCCACTCCCTTAAAGGTGCGGCGGCGACCATGGGCGCGGAGCCACTCCGCGAAACCTGTCTCGAACTGGAAATGGCCGCCAAGGACAACGACGAGGCCGAAAGCACCCTCGCCCTGGAACACATGGACCGGGAGGTCCGGCGGGTGTACGAGCTGATGCAGGACTGGCTCAAGGAACAATAG
- a CDS encoding ACT domain-containing protein — translation MKVDQLSIFLENRAGRLAEVTKILSDSGVNIRALSLADTSDFGILRLIVSDFEKARNELKNQGFTVGRTTVVAVEVDDQPGGLHNILSILQAENINVEYMYAFVHQSSNHAVIIFRFDRTDQAIELLKKHNLTIIPGEKLYSL, via the coding sequence ATGAAGGTTGATCAGCTGTCCATCTTTCTTGAAAACAGAGCCGGCCGCCTGGCGGAAGTGACCAAGATCCTCAGCGACTCCGGCGTGAACATCCGCGCCCTGTCCCTGGCGGATACTTCGGACTTCGGCATCCTGCGCCTGATCGTCTCGGACTTTGAAAAAGCTCGCAACGAACTGAAAAACCAGGGCTTCACCGTTGGCCGCACCACCGTGGTGGCCGTCGAAGTGGACGACCAGCCCGGCGGCCTGCACAACATCCTGAGCATTCTCCAGGCCGAGAACATCAACGTGGAATACATGTACGCCTTCGTGCACCAAAGCTCGAACCACGCGGTGATCATCTTCCGGTTCGACCGCACGGACCAGGCCATCGAACTGCTCAAGAAGCACAACCTGACCATCATCCCGGGCGAAAAGCTCTACAGCCTCTAG
- the uvrB gene encoding excinuclease ABC subunit UvrB: MPERFELVSEYTPTGDQPEAIREIVANLGSGVRDQVLLGVTGSGKTFTVANVIAEINRPALVLAPNKTLAAQLYGEFKALFPNNAVEYFVSYYDYYQPEAYLPHSDTYIEKDSSINDDIDKLRHAATHALLTRRDVLIVASVSCIYGLGSPEYYAKMIIPVEQGQAMSMESLLARLVEVHYERNDYDFHRGTFRVRGDVVEIIPAYSREQAIRLEFFGDEIDSILETDPLTGEVKARMRKTVIYPGSHYVSDQDNLERAREAIRSELQQRLAWFRENNRLVEAQRLEQRTMFDLEQIEELGYCNGIENYSLHLDGRRTGQPPATLIDYFPDDFVLFVDESHIAVPQVGAMFNGDRSRKSTLVDFGFRLPSALDNRPLNFEEFLDRIGQAVYVSATPGPWELDRAQGLVVEQIIRPTGLVDPELEVRPTAGQLDDLLGECKARVKRGERVLVTTLTKRMAEDLTEYFQQMGVNTRYLHSDIDTIERMAILRALRAGEFDVLVGINLLREGLDLPEVSLVAILDADKEGFLRSAGALIQTFGRAARNLEGRVVMYADKVTAAMRKAMDETGRRRERQLEYNVENGITPQSIRKALGEGFQVASKLAEAEKVEFARAAEELGVYGDDPRQLEKIVRKLEREMREAAKELEFERAAGLRDRIGPLRERILQLGGS; the protein is encoded by the coding sequence ATGCCGGAACGTTTCGAACTCGTCAGCGAATACACGCCCACGGGGGACCAGCCCGAAGCCATTCGCGAAATCGTCGCGAATCTCGGTTCGGGAGTGCGCGACCAGGTGCTGCTGGGGGTGACCGGATCCGGCAAGACCTTCACCGTGGCCAACGTCATCGCGGAAATCAATCGTCCGGCCCTGGTGCTGGCCCCGAACAAGACCCTGGCCGCGCAGCTCTACGGAGAGTTCAAGGCGCTTTTCCCGAACAATGCCGTCGAATATTTCGTCAGTTATTACGATTACTACCAGCCGGAAGCCTACCTCCCGCACTCGGACACCTACATCGAGAAGGATTCGTCCATCAACGACGACATCGACAAGCTGCGCCACGCCGCGACCCACGCGCTGCTCACGCGGCGCGACGTGCTCATCGTGGCCTCGGTGTCCTGCATCTACGGACTCGGTTCGCCCGAATACTACGCCAAGATGATCATTCCCGTGGAGCAGGGCCAGGCCATGAGCATGGAGTCGCTCCTGGCGCGGCTGGTGGAGGTGCATTACGAGCGCAACGACTACGATTTCCACCGGGGCACCTTCCGGGTGCGCGGCGACGTGGTCGAGATCATTCCCGCCTACAGCCGCGAACAGGCCATCCGCCTGGAATTCTTCGGGGACGAGATCGACTCCATCCTGGAGACCGATCCGCTCACCGGAGAGGTCAAGGCCCGGATGCGCAAGACCGTGATCTATCCCGGTTCGCACTATGTTTCGGACCAGGACAACCTGGAGCGCGCCCGCGAGGCCATCCGCAGCGAGTTGCAGCAGCGTCTGGCCTGGTTCCGCGAGAACAACCGGCTCGTGGAGGCCCAGCGCCTGGAGCAGCGGACCATGTTCGACCTGGAGCAGATCGAGGAGCTGGGCTACTGCAACGGCATCGAGAACTATTCGCTGCATCTGGACGGGCGCAGGACCGGCCAGCCCCCGGCCACGCTCATCGATTATTTCCCCGATGATTTCGTGCTCTTCGTGGACGAGTCGCACATCGCCGTGCCCCAGGTCGGGGCCATGTTCAACGGCGACCGTTCGCGCAAGTCCACGTTGGTGGATTTCGGCTTTCGCCTTCCCTCGGCCCTGGACAACAGGCCGCTCAATTTCGAGGAATTCCTTGATCGCATCGGGCAGGCCGTGTACGTCTCGGCCACGCCCGGCCCCTGGGAACTGGACCGCGCGCAGGGGCTCGTGGTCGAGCAGATCATCCGGCCCACGGGCCTTGTGGATCCGGAGCTGGAAGTGCGCCCCACGGCGGGCCAGCTCGACGATCTTCTCGGCGAGTGCAAGGCCCGCGTCAAGCGCGGGGAGCGGGTGCTGGTGACCACCCTGACCAAGCGCATGGCCGAGGATCTGACCGAATATTTCCAGCAGATGGGCGTGAACACGCGCTACCTGCATTCGGACATCGACACCATCGAGCGCATGGCCATCCTGCGGGCGCTGCGTGCCGGGGAATTCGACGTGCTGGTGGGCATCAACCTGCTGCGCGAGGGGCTGGACCTGCCGGAAGTCTCCCTGGTGGCCATTCTGGACGCGGACAAGGAAGGCTTTCTGCGCTCGGCGGGCGCGCTCATCCAGACCTTCGGCCGGGCCGCGCGCAACCTGGAAGGCCGCGTGGTCATGTATGCGGACAAGGTTACGGCGGCCATGCGCAAGGCCATGGACGAAACCGGGAGACGCCGCGAGCGCCAGCTCGAATACAACGTCGAAAACGGCATCACGCCGCAGAGCATCCGCAAGGCCCTTGGCGAGGGCTTTCAGGTGGCGAGCAAGCTGGCCGAGGCGGAAAAGGTCGAGTTCGCCAGGGCTGCCGAGGAACTGGGCGTGTACGGCGATGATCCTCGCCAACTGGAAAAGATCGTGCGCAAGCTGGAGCGCGAGATGCGCGAAGCGGCCAAGGAGCTGGAATTCGAGCGCGCCGCCGGGCTTCGCGACCGCATCGGCCCCTTGCGCGAGCGCATTCTGCAACTGGGGGGATCATGA
- the aat gene encoding leucyl/phenylalanyl-tRNA--protein transferase, with protein MIYRLFDEPIFPSPEEADPDGLLAVGGDLSPQRLLNAYSCGIFPWYAPGSPILWWSTDPRLVLFPSELHVSSSLRRILNSGKFEITFDRAFEGVISSCASMPRPGQEGTWIVSEMMEAYIRLHELGLAHSVEAWLGDRLAGGLYGVALGRAFFGESMFFSEPDASKVAFVHLVRRLERHQYDLVDCQQTTAHLLRFGAREIRRKEFLERLALALEHPTEREPWHESP; from the coding sequence ATGATTTATCGACTTTTCGACGAACCCATTTTCCCCAGCCCCGAAGAGGCCGACCCGGACGGCCTCCTCGCGGTGGGGGGCGACCTTTCGCCGCAACGCCTGCTGAACGCCTATTCCTGCGGCATTTTCCCCTGGTACGCTCCCGGCTCGCCCATTCTCTGGTGGAGCACCGATCCCCGGCTCGTGCTCTTTCCTTCCGAACTGCACGTTTCCTCCAGCCTGCGCCGCATCCTGAATTCCGGAAAGTTCGAGATCACCTTTGACCGCGCCTTTGAAGGCGTGATCAGTTCCTGCGCGTCCATGCCCAGGCCCGGACAGGAGGGCACCTGGATCGTTTCGGAAATGATGGAAGCCTACATCCGGCTGCATGAGCTGGGACTGGCCCACAGCGTGGAAGCCTGGCTCGGCGACCGTCTGGCCGGAGGGCTCTACGGCGTGGCATTGGGCCGGGCCTTTTTCGGCGAGTCCATGTTTTTTTCCGAGCCGGACGCCTCCAAGGTCGCTTTCGTGCATCTGGTCCGCCGTCTGGAGCGGCATCAGTACGATTTGGTGGACTGCCAGCAGACCACGGCGCACCTGCTCCGGTTCGGCGCGAGGGAGATCCGGCGCAAGGAGTTCCTGGAGCGTCTCGCCCTGGCCCTGGAGCACCCCACGGAGCGCGAGCCGTGGCACGAGTCGCCGTAG
- the ligA gene encoding NAD-dependent DNA ligase LigA: protein MSPEGAPSSVAARVRELRRLLDYHNHRYYVLDDPEIEDAEYDELFRELQALEEAHPDLADPDSPTRRVGGAPAEGFETVRHSLPLLSLDNGMVLPDESASEGLDFSSWREFALDKLRNSFVETVQAEARAALERALGRALEQAERVKYNPEIRRSVKERLLRPHGADRKGFEKDLDSLRARLAGGRNLLDLSGNPPDLSGLPAAVFDDPDTALGRFWVDPKMDGLAVEVIYERGRFVRAVTRGDGEIGEDVTRNMRTVRNIPLRLHGDNPPELLEVRGEVVMSKAEFHALNERQAERGDKVFANPRNAAAGSVRQLDPGVAAARPLRFLAYGIGLAQGEGTDWTTQESLMRGLARLGFAIPPEVRLCDSPGEVERYFAELQRRRDELPFEIDGVVAKLDDRRLQSFLGFTARAPRWALALKFPAMQAATVLRDVIFQVGRTGAVTPVAELEPVGVGGVEVSRATLHNFDEIANKDFRIGDKVLVQRAGDVIPQLVRPLADERDGSEREILPPENCPACGSRLERAVGEVALRCVNASCPAQLERGMVHFVSKAGLDMEGVGKEWIMRLVADGSLRSPADLFLLRASTLLAYERMGEKSSRKFVDAVAKAREEATLARLIAALGIRHVGEQTARALAERYADLDALAAAGQKELQDIPDVGGVVAESIVQYFENEKNRELLQRFREIGLWPKGTQAATNAGGPLAGKRFLFTGGLPIPRGEAEKLVEARGGIVAGSVSKKLDYVVAGEKAGSKLDKARQLGLNILDYEAFTALLGLEEDKEGV, encoded by the coding sequence GTGAGTCCGGAGGGCGCGCCGTCGTCCGTTGCCGCGCGCGTGCGCGAGCTGCGGCGGCTTCTCGATTACCACAACCATCGCTACTATGTGCTCGACGATCCTGAAATCGAGGATGCGGAGTATGACGAGCTTTTCCGGGAACTCCAGGCGCTGGAGGAGGCCCATCCGGATCTTGCCGATCCCGATTCGCCCACGCGCCGCGTGGGCGGGGCTCCGGCCGAAGGCTTCGAGACCGTTCGGCACTCCCTGCCCCTGCTGAGCCTGGACAACGGCATGGTCCTGCCGGACGAGAGCGCGTCCGAGGGGCTGGACTTTTCCAGTTGGCGCGAATTCGCCCTGGACAAACTGCGCAATTCCTTTGTCGAGACCGTCCAGGCCGAGGCCCGCGCCGCGCTGGAGCGCGCTCTGGGGCGTGCGCTGGAGCAGGCCGAGCGGGTCAAGTACAATCCGGAAATCCGGCGGAGCGTCAAGGAGCGCCTGCTGCGTCCCCATGGGGCGGACCGAAAGGGCTTCGAGAAAGACCTCGACTCCCTGCGCGCCCGGCTGGCCGGGGGGCGCAACTTGCTCGACCTCAGCGGCAATCCTCCGGATCTCTCCGGCCTGCCCGCAGCCGTTTTCGACGATCCGGATACGGCCTTGGGGCGGTTTTGGGTCGATCCGAAGATGGACGGCCTGGCCGTGGAGGTGATCTACGAGCGCGGGCGGTTCGTCCGGGCCGTCACGCGCGGAGACGGCGAAATCGGCGAGGACGTGACGCGGAACATGCGCACCGTGCGCAACATCCCCTTGCGCCTGCACGGCGACAACCCGCCGGAGCTGCTGGAAGTGCGCGGCGAGGTGGTCATGTCCAAGGCCGAGTTCCATGCGCTCAACGAGCGGCAGGCCGAGCGGGGCGACAAGGTTTTCGCCAACCCGCGCAATGCCGCGGCCGGTTCCGTGCGCCAGCTCGATCCGGGCGTGGCCGCTGCGCGCCCCTTGCGCTTTCTGGCCTACGGCATCGGCCTTGCCCAGGGAGAAGGCACGGACTGGACCACGCAGGAGTCGCTCATGCGCGGGCTGGCCCGGCTGGGCTTCGCCATCCCCCCGGAAGTGCGGCTCTGCGATTCGCCCGGCGAGGTGGAGCGGTATTTCGCCGAATTGCAGCGCCGACGCGACGAGCTGCCTTTCGAGATCGACGGGGTCGTGGCCAAGCTGGACGACCGCCGTCTGCAATCGTTTCTCGGATTCACGGCCCGCGCCCCCCGCTGGGCCTTGGCCCTGAAGTTTCCGGCCATGCAGGCCGCCACCGTGCTGCGCGACGTGATCTTCCAGGTCGGCCGTACCGGCGCGGTCACGCCCGTGGCCGAGCTGGAGCCTGTGGGCGTGGGCGGCGTCGAGGTTTCGCGTGCGACGCTGCACAACTTCGACGAGATTGCGAACAAGGATTTCCGCATCGGGGACAAGGTTCTGGTCCAGCGCGCGGGCGACGTGATTCCTCAGCTCGTGCGGCCCCTTGCGGACGAGCGCGACGGCTCCGAGCGGGAAATCCTGCCGCCGGAGAATTGCCCGGCCTGCGGAAGCAGGCTCGAACGCGCCGTCGGAGAGGTGGCCCTGCGCTGCGTGAATGCCTCCTGCCCGGCGCAACTGGAGCGGGGCATGGTCCATTTCGTGTCCAAGGCCGGGCTGGACATGGAAGGCGTGGGCAAGGAGTGGATCATGCGGCTCGTGGCGGACGGCTCGCTCCGTTCGCCCGCCGATCTTTTCCTGCTGCGGGCTTCCACGCTCCTGGCCTATGAACGCATGGGCGAGAAATCCTCGCGGAAGTTCGTGGACGCCGTGGCCAAGGCCCGCGAGGAAGCCACCCTGGCCCGGCTCATCGCCGCCCTGGGCATCCGGCACGTGGGCGAGCAGACGGCCCGCGCCCTGGCCGAGCGCTACGCCGACCTCGACGCCCTGGCCGCCGCGGGCCAAAAGGAACTTCAGGACATTCCGGACGTGGGCGGCGTGGTGGCCGAGAGCATCGTCCAATACTTCGAAAACGAGAAGAACCGCGAATTGCTGCAACGCTTCCGCGAAATCGGACTTTGGCCCAAGGGCACCCAGGCCGCGACCAATGCCGGAGGCCCGCTCGCGGGCAAGCGTTTTCTCTTCACGGGCGGCCTGCCCATCCCGAGGGGCGAGGCTGAGAAGCTTGTGGAGGCGCGCGGCGGCATTGTGGCCGGAAGCGTCTCCAAAAAGCTGGACTACGTGGTGGCCGGGGAAAAGGCCGGGAGCAAGCTTGACAAGGCCCGGCAACTCGGTCTGAACATACTGGATTACGAAGCCTTCACGGCCCTGCTGGGCCTGGAGGAAGACAAGGAGGGCGTATGA
- a CDS encoding sulfite exporter TauE/SafE family protein: MSWAWLCLVAVLAGFVQGLSGFGSVLLSLPLLCLFLPIKTVIPLIALLAFCINLWLTLELRRHLRPRRLGLLLAATLPGVPVGVYTLKTVPAQWLEIFVGAVLVLFALHSLLTTPKSRTLHPLWAAPAGFLAGVLGGSIGTNGPPIILYASLQPWPKDEIKASLSGYFLAAGLLVSGTHAATGLITPEVLRLFAMALPALAAGVLGGIAAYRRLGEGHYRKLILGALFALGVMLFVRAV, from the coding sequence ATGAGCTGGGCCTGGCTCTGCCTCGTGGCGGTCCTGGCGGGATTCGTGCAGGGCCTCAGCGGCTTCGGCTCGGTGCTGCTCTCCCTGCCCCTGCTCTGCCTCTTCCTGCCGATCAAGACCGTGATCCCCCTGATCGCGCTGCTGGCCTTCTGCATCAACCTCTGGCTGACCCTGGAACTGCGCCGCCACCTTCGCCCCCGGCGGCTCGGCCTGCTCCTGGCGGCGACCCTGCCTGGCGTTCCCGTGGGCGTCTACACGCTCAAGACCGTGCCGGCGCAGTGGCTGGAAATCTTCGTGGGCGCCGTGCTGGTTCTCTTCGCCCTGCACTCGCTGCTGACCACGCCCAAATCCCGCACGCTCCACCCGCTCTGGGCCGCCCCCGCAGGCTTCCTGGCCGGGGTGCTCGGCGGCAGCATCGGCACCAACGGCCCGCCCATCATCCTCTACGCTTCGCTCCAGCCCTGGCCCAAGGATGAAATCAAGGCGTCGCTCTCCGGATACTTCCTGGCCGCGGGGCTGCTCGTTTCCGGCACGCACGCGGCCACGGGGCTGATCACCCCGGAGGTGCTCCGGCTCTTCGCCATGGCCCTGCCCGCCCTGGCCGCGGGGGTTCTCGGCGGCATCGCCGCCTACCGCCGCCTCGGAGAAGGTCATTACCGCAAACTCATACTCGGAGCGCTTTTCGCTCTCGGCGTGATGCTTTTTGTCCGCGCCGTTTGA
- a CDS encoding potassium channel family protein — MTLQAMNKRIFEMKQRMGTFWNLIVGSALLLLIFAFGIVGFMWIEGWDLASSFYMVVITLSTVGYGEVHPLSQTGRMFAATLIMSGVGGFMYIVASFSQVLLEGRLQVLWGRRRMQKAIGKLENHFIVCGYGRIGSVVVHEIRNEGFVPVVIEQSQDLIQKMELDGVLCIEGDATDDELLLSVGLRKAKALISALSSEAANVYVTLTARQLCPSLTIIARASQQSHISRLKLAGADRVVMPHLIGGVRMAQNVLRPTVTNFLEIAMQGKIDLQMEELLVPKDSDLHGKNLIESQIRAHYNLIIIAIKKRNGEMIFNPGPKEVIQMEDTLLMVGRRTDLQRMHHDLYGKGGHS; from the coding sequence ATGACGCTGCAAGCCATGAACAAGCGCATCTTCGAAATGAAGCAGCGCATGGGCACGTTCTGGAACCTGATCGTGGGCAGCGCCCTGCTGCTGCTGATATTCGCCTTCGGCATCGTCGGCTTCATGTGGATCGAGGGCTGGGATCTCGCCAGCAGCTTCTACATGGTGGTCATCACCCTTTCCACGGTGGGCTACGGCGAGGTGCACCCGCTCTCGCAGACCGGGCGCATGTTCGCGGCCACGCTGATCATGAGCGGCGTGGGCGGATTCATGTACATCGTGGCCTCTTTTTCCCAGGTGTTGCTGGAGGGCCGCTTGCAGGTTCTCTGGGGGAGACGCAGAATGCAGAAAGCCATCGGCAAATTGGAAAACCACTTCATCGTCTGCGGCTACGGCCGTATCGGCAGCGTGGTCGTGCACGAGATCCGCAACGAGGGCTTCGTGCCCGTGGTCATCGAGCAGAGCCAGGATCTGATCCAGAAGATGGAGCTGGACGGCGTGCTCTGCATCGAGGGCGACGCCACGGACGACGAGCTGCTGCTCTCCGTGGGGCTGCGCAAGGCCAAGGCGCTGATCTCGGCGCTCTCGTCCGAAGCGGCCAACGTCTACGTCACGCTCACGGCCCGGCAGCTCTGTCCGAGCCTGACCATCATCGCCCGCGCCAGCCAGCAGTCGCACATTTCCCGCCTGAAGCTGGCCGGGGCGGACCGCGTGGTCATGCCCCACCTCATCGGCGGCGTGCGCATGGCCCAGAACGTGCTCCGGCCCACCGTGACCAACTTTCTGGAAATCGCCATGCAGGGCAAGATCGACCTCCAGATGGAGGAGCTGCTCGTGCCCAAGGATTCGGACCTGCACGGCAAGAATCTCATCGAGTCGCAGATTCGCGCCCATTACAACCTGATCATCATCGCCATCAAGAAACGCAACGGGGAAATGATCTTCAACCCCGGTCCCAAGGAAGTCATTCAGATGGAAGACACGCTGCTCATGGTCGGCCGCCGCACCGACCTGCAACGGATGCACCACGACCTCTACGGCAAGGGGGGGCATTCGTGA